In Solanum pennellii chromosome 3, SPENNV200, a single window of DNA contains:
- the LOC107015288 gene encoding aquaporin PIP1-1 — protein sequence MEHREEDVRLGANKYSERQAIGIAAQSEDKDYKEPPPAPLFEPGELMSWSFYRAGIAEFVATFLFLYITVLTVMGVSKSDSKCSTVGIQGIAWAFGGMIFALVYCTAGISGGHINPAVTFGLFLARKLSLTRAVFYMVMQCLGAICGAALVKAFGKTLYQTKGGGANVVNVGYTKGDGLGAEIIGTFVLVYTVFSATDAKRSARDSHVPILAPLPIGFAVFLVHLATIPVTGTGINPARSLGAAVIYNNEHAWNDHWIFWVGPFIGAALAALYHQVVIRAIPFKSK from the exons atggaGCATAGAGAAGAGGATGTGAGATTAGGTGCTAACAAATACTCAGAGAGGCAAGCAATTGGAATAGCAGCACAGAGTGAAGACAAGGATTACAAAGAGCCACCACCAGCTCCCCTGTTTGAACCAGGGGAGTTGATGTCCTGGTCCTTTTATCGTGCCGGAATTGCTGAATTTGTGGCTACTTTCCTCTTCCTTTATATCACTGTTTTAACCGTCATGGGCGTTTCTAAATCCGATTCCAAATGTTCAACGGTTGGAATTCAAGGCATTGCTTGGGCTTTTGGTGGCATGATCTTTGCCTTAGTCTACTGCACTGCCGGCATTTCAG GGGGACACATAAATCCGGCAGTGACATTTGGGCTTTTCTTAGCGAGGAAATTGTCATTGACAAGGGCAGTATTCTACATGGTGATGCAGTGCCTTGGAGCTATCTGCGGTGCTGCTCTTGTCAAAGCGTTTGGAAAGACACTTTACCAAACTAAGGGTGGAGGAGCCAATGTTGTAAATGTTGGTTACACAAAGGGTGATGGCCTGGGCGCTGAAATTATCGGCACATTTGTTCTTGTCTACACTGTTTTCTCTGCTACTGATGCCAAACGTAGTGCTCGTGATTCTCATGTCCCT ATCTTAGCACCATTGCCTATTGGATTTGCGGTGTTCCTAGTGCATTTGGCTACAATTCCAGTCACTGGAACTGGTATTAACCCAGCTAGGAGTCTTGGCGCAGCAGTCATCTATAACAATGAACACGCATGGAACGACCAC TGGATATTCTGGGTTGGACCATTCATTGGGGCAGCTTTAGCGGCTCTATACCACCAAGTTGTGATCAGGGCAATCCCATTCAAGTCCAAATGA